The genomic segment CCGAGAAATATTACTTCTCGGCATTTGAGTGTCAGACGGGTCAGCGTCGATGGAAGCTTTCGTTGGGCGGCGAGTTCGGAGATGAAGTTACCAGTGCGGGGGCCTGGGCCGACGACGGACATTTGCTGTTGCTTAGTGTCAAAGAGTATGTCTTGGGGGTGGATGCTGAAACGGGGGTCACGAAGTTTCTTGCGAAGCATCCTCGTCCGGTGAATGAAATTGGCATGATTCCTGGTTCATCGCGTTTCATCTCGCTTTGCATGGATGGGCGAATTCGATTTTGGGATAGCCAAAGCGGAGAGCAGCTTGAAGATCGTCCTGGACATCAGAATTCGGCACAGCGATTGTCGATCTCCATCGACGGGAAAATCTTTGCGACGTCCGGTGAGGATTTATTTGTTCGAATCTGGAGCACTGACGATGGTCAACAACTGGCTGCATTCACCGTGGACGTTGATCTGGATTCGATCGATCTCGTCGACGAAGGTCGGACATTGATTACGCTTGGATCAAATGGAATGCGGTTCTGGAGCGTGCCTGATCGAATCGAAACGGCACGCTGGAAATCCTCGGGCGTGTTCGTCAATACAAGAATGAGTCCCGACCGTCAGACGATCGTTCTTCAGAACGCCTTGGGGCTCAGGCTGATTCGTGGTGTCCCCTGAGGAAACCCTCGTCCCGTTGGGTACGCAGAATGACGAGTCACGCCGTGCTCGAGTGCTCCAGATTCTCTTAGAGCTTTTTCAGCAACGTGCGAGCTTCCTTGGCCGCGTCGGACTTTCCATAGAGTTCTACGACCTCTTGAAGTCTGCGGCGTGCGATCTCGGGTTTTCCTTTTTCGATGAACAACTTCGCCATTTCAAGCTGGCTGTCTGCCAGCCTGTCCAATCGTTCAATCGCTTCATCGACTAACTGCTTCTGTTGCTCGACTGACAATGTCGGAACCGGTGCGGATTTTTCTGTCATGGCGGTCAAATCAAGATCCTTGTCCGAAATCTGGTCACCTTGCGGCAGCGTCGACTGTCACACGAAGATCGGTCGAACGCGGTTGGGGCTTGCTGGCGGAAACGAGTCGCCACAAATCTTCCAACATTGCTCTAGATTGCCTAAGCGGATCAGAAAGTCAGAATCCGAACTCGTGATGGCAAATTCGGATTTTTTCTTTCAAGACTCTGGTCCGCATGTGTCCGTTGTCGAAAACTCAGACTGCCCGGACGTTCGCGGATCGTCGATCCGAGTGGCGCATTCAGAATCTTTTGGCGTACCGTCGCGTCAGGGGCTAGCCTGTCGCAGCTGGGCGGACAAGTCTGCAACGATCGCGGCATATTGAGGGTCATTTGCCAGATTTCGCATCTCCTGTTGGTCGGTGTCATGATCGTAGAGTTCGATCCCTTGGCGACCTTCGTTCCATTCCGTGTAACGCCAGCGTTCCGTTCTCAGGCTCCGGCCGGTGATTTGTTTTTCACCCCTTCCGCGTGCGATCTGGGTGCGTGCGGGCTTGGTCCAACTCGCATCAGGCATTTCAAGAAGCGATTTCAGGCTCAGTCCTTCCGTTGTCGCGTCAGCCGACAAGTTACAAAGATCGGCGAGTGTTCGGTGAAGATCAACCAATTCGACGACGCGCTGGCAGACGGCTCCCTTCGTGGTCATTCCAGGCACGCTGACGATCAACGGGACTCGAGCCGACTCTTCAAATAGTGTCATTTTCTGCCACAACCGCTTTTCGCCCAGGTGATAACCGTGGTCGCTGTGGAACACAACGATTGTCTTATCGGCCAGCTTCAGTCGTTCCAGTGCCTCCATCAGCCGACCCACTTGAGAATCCATAAACGTGGTCGATGCCTGATACGCCTGAATCGCTTGGCGCCGTAAATCATCGCTCATTGCCTCTTCTTCAGGGCGGATGGTTGCAAGGGCTGCGGCAGGGAATCGCTCACGCAGATCTTCAGGAGATTTGGGAAGTGGAATTGTCTCGAGAGGGTAATGCTCGAAATATTTCTTCGGTGCAACATACGGTGTGTGTGGACGGTAAAAGCCAACCGCCAGATAGAACGGCTGATCGCGATGTGATTCCAGCAAACGAATGGCTTCTGTCGCCCCAATTCCGTCGGTCTGCTCCGTATCGTCACCGTCAGAAGCCAGCCAGCTCAGGACTGCACCGAAGCGTCCGGAGCCTTGTCCATTGGGGTTTAGTGTGAAGATCTGATTCTCGTCATCCTTGTCTCGTCCACGCGGATTGTAGACGTGCTCCCACGAGGCGGGATCGTCCAGGCCATCGGTGCCAATCTGACCTGGCACACCATAGTGATACAGCTTCCCCACACGTGCGACGAAATATCCTGCATTTCGGAATGTTTGCGGCAAGCTGACTGCATTTGGCACGTGCTGTCGAAATTGCGTTTGATTCTCGAGGACCTTCGTCGTATCCGGGCGCAATCCAGTCATGAATGATGCTCGCGATGGATTGCAGAGTGGGTATTGACAGTAAGCCCGATCAAATCGCACCCCGCGACGTGCCAGGCGGTCAATGTTCGGTGACTTCACGTTCTGGTCGCCATAGCAACCAAGCCGGGCGGCCAAATCATCCGAGACAATATGCAGCACATTCATTCGGGCCGGCTCGGCGGCGCCTGCTGCCGAAATCAAAGCGGTGACTTCCAGAAGCAGCCCCGCGATGGCTGGCCAGCAGATGCCGCATGACAAACTGAGGCCACGGCCTGATGCTCGTCGCGGGGCTGCAATCTCTGTCACAAATCGTCGTGACTTCGTAACCATTTTGAAGAACTTTCCGTATCGAAATGGCATGAACAGTTCAAGGTAAGGAGGCGGCTTTGAGCAATGCGTCACCACTCAACCGATACTTGGTCCAATCATCGAGAGGATGTGCACCGAGCGATTGGTAGAAGCCAATCGCCTGCTGGTTCCAGTCCAGAACAGCCCATTCCATTCGGCCGCAGTGGCGTGCGACGGACAATCGCGCTACAGACAGAAGCAGTGCGCGTCCCAATCCTCGGCCGCGGAACGCGGGCTGTATGTAAAGGTCTTCCAGATAAAGACCCGGACGGCACTGAAAGGTCGAATAGTTCGTATAGAACAAGGCGAAACCGACCGGATCGCCGTCTGCTTCGGCGATCAAGGCTTCGATGCAGGGAGTCGGGCCGAACAGATGTTCGCGCAAACGATCTGGGTCCAGCGTCACTGTGTGACTCAAATGCTCAAAGTCGGCTAATTCAAACAAGAACTGAATCAGCTTCGGCACATCTTCAATCGTCGCAGTTCGGATCATTGCGACAGTGTGCGCGCTGAACTGATCCGCGCCAAGTATTTCTGAAGAGTACGTCGCTTCCGATCGCAAATCTTTGATTGGATACGTGATCTCAATTTCACGCAGAATGCCCGACGTGCGGCCGACCATCGGCATGGGTTAGAAGCCATGTCGATGGTCTGAAACGCGAACCTAATGCGGTCTGATAATAGTTCAGCTTGCAGACCAGCTCTTCTCGCTGGTCCTGCGCAAACGTCAACGGCCCTCCTGTGAAAGGGGCAAAGCCTGTTCCGAGAACCATTGCCAGGTCGATCATCCACGCTTCGGTCACGACGCCTTCTTCCAGGCACTTAGCCGCTTCGTTGATCAGTCGTAGCGTCAATCGATCGCGGATTTCAACGTCGAGAATCAGGCTTTCTGATCTTCCCACTCGGACTGCTGTCGTACGGTGTCCACCCGGCTTATTGTAGTTGTAAAAGCCTCGTCCCGATTTTCGACCAAGCTGTCCTTCGTTCACCATTTCCTGAAGGCAGCTTGTCACCGGGCCGTGCTCATGGTCGACGGGCAGTGAGATTGCCACATCGGCAGCCACATCGATTCCGATGTGGTCCAGCAGTTCGAGCGGTCCTGTGGGCATGCCGAAGCGGACCATCGCTCGATCAATGGATTCCGCAGACGCGCCTTCCTGTTGCAGACGAATCGCTTCCTCGAAATAGGGGAACAAAATCCGATTGACAACGAATCCAGGGTGGTCAGACGCCACAACAGGGACTTTGCCAAGCTTTTTGACAAACTCCACAAGCAGGGCCACATCAGAGTCCTGTGATTCGGGTGTCCGGACGATTTCGATCAAAGGCATGCGGTGGACGGGATTGAAAAAGTGGAGTCCCAACACACGTTTAGGATCGGGCAGTGCGGTCGCAATTTTCTGGATCGAAAGGGCCGAGGTATTCGAGGTGAAGATTGCGTGCGCAGGGCAGTAGAGGTCCAATTCGCGAAAGACAGACTGTTTGACATCCAGCTTCTCGGTGACGGCTTCGATGACCAGATCGACGCGTGAAAATTCGCGCCAGTCCGTTGTAATTTGAATTGTGCTGAACCAGCGAGATGCGTCTGATGCAGAGATGGCCCGATTGTGAACAGATTCGTCAAAGAGGTCACGGATTCGACACTGGCTAGCGTCAAGCAGGTTAGCGCTGACTTCTTTCAAGATGACGTCGAATCCTTGGATCGACGCCCAGTGAGCGATACTGGCTCCCATGGCACCGCCCCCCACGACACCGACTGTCTTAATGCGGCGTGAGGGAGATTTTGACTTGGGAACCCATGTTTCGGGCTTTCGCGCACATTCACGCAGGAAGAAAAGTCTCAATAAATTTCGGTGTGTGTCGGTCATCATCAGACGCGAAAATTCATGACGCTCTGTTTCGAATCCGTGCTCGGATGAACCGCGCAGCCCGGCTTGAACGGCCTTCAGAATCGAACGCAGCGCGGGGTAATGCTTGGCCTTGGATGCAATCGATTTCTGAGCAAACCACAACGAGAGTTTCTGGCCCGCCGATGTTTGATCGCAGAATCCCTTCCAGATTCTCTGCGGCGAAATGACCTGGAAGAATCGTTCTGCAAAGCTGGCCGCCAGTACCTGGGGGTGACCTGGACTGGGACTTTGTGATGAGTCCAATAGGCGAACGAGTGTATTGTCGACGTCGGTGGGTGGGCAGATCGCGTCGGCGAGACCTATTCTGACTGCGTCAGGGGCGTTGACTTTTTTTCCCGTGAGCAGTATCGGCAATGCGGCAGTCAACCCCACGCGCCGAGGCAGCCGCTGCGTGCCACCCCATCCCGGAAGCAGCCCCACTTCGACCTCTGGGAATCCCAGTCTAGTTCGCGGATCGTCGACGACCACCCGGTAGCGGCATGCGAGGGCGAATTCCAAACCGCCACCTAGGCAAACGCCTTGAATGACGGCGATTGTTGGAACTGACAAATTTTCGAGCCGGCCGAACAATTCTTGTACCGATTGGCAGATATGTTCGGCGATTTCTGGGCCGTTCAATGATTCAATGACCCGTAGATCTGCACCCGCCAGGAAGCCACTTTCTTTGCCACTCCGGAAGACGACCGCTGTGACCGAACCATCCAATTCGATGGCTCGAATCAGTCCGTCGAGATCACGCAGCACACTCTCGTTGAACACGTTTATTGGCTGATCGGCGACATTCAGAATCGCGGTCATCAGACCACGTTCGTCGCGATGCACGTCGAAGTTCGTCAAATGCAGATCGCTCATGGTTCGATCCGATCTCCTTGAGCCGAACGAGTCGCTCGCATGGGGCCGACCATCGGCTTCCGGTGACTCGTTCGGCTGAGTTTCTCTGTCGTTAGTTCTAGCCGTCGTTTGTTCTAGTTACCTGGCTGGCGCATTCCCCCAGTCCGATGTCGGATGTGTGAAGCGTCTTTCAAGACGTCTCACGCAATTTTCGGCGTAGGACCTTTCCGAGGAAATTGCGTGGCAAGTCACCTTCGACCAACTCGATGATCTTTGGCACCTTGTGGTGTGCCAGGTTTTCTTTGATAAACGCCTCGAAGCGATGGAGGTGAAACTTGGACTTGTCGTTCACCGCGACAATGGCTTTCACGATTTCCCCTCGTTGCGGATCGGTGACACCAATGACTGCGGCGTCTTTGACCTCGGGAAACTTTTTCAACACAAACTCCACATCTGTGGGGTAAACGTTGAACCCGCTCGTAATGATCAAATCTTTCTTGCGGTCGACGATCTTGAAGAATCCCTCGTCGTCTTGCGTCGCCAGGTCGCCGGTGTAGAGCCACCCGTCGCGCAGGATCTGTTCTGTGGCGGCCGGGTTGTTCCAATAGCCGAGCATCACTTGTGGTCCTCGAATGATCAGTTCTCCGACCTCGCCTGGCTCCAATATTTCGGCACCTGTTTCTGCGTCGACGATCAGCGCTTCCGTATCAGGCAGCGGCAGTCCGATCGTTCCGATGCGTGCGGTTCCATCCAACGGTCCGGCGTGTGTGACGGGACTGCATTCCGACAGTCCGAATCCTTCAACGACCTTCGCCCCGGTGTGTTCCGCGAACTCGGTGGCTGTTTCTTCCATGAGCGGTGCGCCGCCTGAAATCACCCACATCAGCGAACCCAGTTCGCGTTTGCGTTTCGCCGTCTTGAGATGTTGATTCATGACATGCAGCATCGCGGGCACCGTCGGAAAGACCGTCGGGCGTGACGACTCGATCAAGTCCAGCGTCAGTTCTGGATAGAAGCGATGATGCAGAACAAGTGTCGCCGCCATCGCGATTCCGTTCGTGACGCATGTCGACAAACCATAGCTGTGGAAGAATGGGATCACGGCCAGGAACGTATCCCGTCCAGTCCGATTTCCACACCAGGCTTTCAGTTGAAGTGCGTTTGCCATCAAGTTGGCATGAGACAGCGTGACCGCTTTAGCGCGGCCCGTCGTTCCCCCCGTTGGGAGAATGTATGCCGGATCGTGCGAGTTCGTCTCCACTGGGGTTTCGATGGGGCCGGTATGCGAGACGGAATGCAGGAATTCGCTCGACGGGACTCCAAAACTCAATCCATTCGCTTTCAGCGATGCGATCTTGTACAGCAGCTTTTGAAGTCGCGGCAGACGTGGCGCGATTGAGCAGGTCAACAACCGTTCGGGTCGATGACGGCCGTGGGTCACCAGATGGGCCAAGAGATCGAGCGTGACAACCAACTTGCAATCGGTGGCTTCGAGCAGATCGTCCAGTTCGACGGCCGCGCCCATCGGGCTGAGCGACACCACGAGTCCCCCCGCCATCCAGATGCCGTAAGCGGCGATCAGATATTCGGGAACGTTGGGAAGGAGGATTCCAACGCGGTCACCTGGTTTGACGCCCAGCGATTGAAACAATGCTGCCGCGCGGCGAACTTTGTCGTAGAGTTCTTCGTAGGTGATCTGTTCGTTGAAATAGCGAATGGCGATGCGTCGAGGAAACTGATTTGCCGATTCCTCAAGCAGCGACCACACTGGTCGATCTGGATATTCCAGATGTGTCGGCGTGCAAGCTGGATAGTGGCTCAGCCAGGCAGCCGTCGTGCTCTCACCCGTAAACCCTTTCGCATTGAATGCAATGGACATGATCTCTCTCCTCGAAGTGGCGTCATCGGTTGCATCATCTCGCCTGTAAAACAAAACATCATGAACGGAAAAATCACTTTTTCTGTCACGGCCTATGTGCGAAAACCGTTCCATTGTTCGTCATGGACAAAATGACGAGGGCATGGGGTGGCTTTGTTTTGCCATAGCGGAAATCAATGGCGATGAATCGCATGACGAACTCCGACAATAGCGCGAACGATCAAGTCCCACATCGGGTGACGACAATTCGAGGCGTATTTGTCGGTTGGGATGAGGCGAAGAGCGGGACCACGAGAGATGGTCGGGGGCTTCGGATCAGGCCAATCCGGCTTAATATTGCTTCATGACGGTTGTCATGAAGCCTCATCGAAAGTATCGGTCAGTTCTGAGCCGATTCAAGGCGCGATTCACACAATTCCACGATGATTTCATCCTTTATTATCAGGATGTTTGAAAAAAACTCTTTTGCCGCGAACAGGCGTACAATACGAACGAGACAGTTTGTGATCAAAAGGATTTCCGATGATTCACCATGATGATTCGGAGATTCCGATTTATTGGTTCTGTGAAGTTACTAACGCTGAAAGACGTCAAAAAGATCAAATCTGCCAGCGATTTTACGCTTGCCGTGGAACTCGAGCCGCTTAAAGCGAATCCTGATGACCGGATAAAGGACAATCGGATTGTGGCGAGTTGCGATGCTCGCGATGGCGATCGATTGAATCTCGGTCTGGTCTCTTTCATCCAGCCGAACGTCCCCACCGGAACCGGGGTGGCCTACGAAACACCACGCTACGATTCATTCCATGTGGTGAATGAATCGCAGCCGTTTCAATTTGAGGATCGAACAGAGAACTGCGGCCCCGGATCCAAAAGTTGGATCACATGCTTGACGCTGTACGGACGCTGTACGAGCCCTCCCGTGCGGGCAGAGTTCCATTGCATCATGCAGACATGATTCGAAGTGGCCAGGATGACGGGATCGCCCGCGGCGTCATTCAAGAACGCCGATTTCCGCGTGAGGATCTCGCGTGCGTTTTCCGGCTTCTGAATATTGTAGACCCCGCCGGAGCCACAGCAGTCGCGTGCCTGAGGGGCGAGGCTCCAATCGTATCCGGTCGCATTCAGTACGTTGGCGGGGATGCCGGGCGCCTTCTGGCCATGTACCAGGTGGCACGGCAAATCAACGTAGACGCGTGCGCTGTCGTCGCGACGAGCACGTGCCACGGGTCCGATCTCGCCCAGGAACCCCAAGACATCGCGGACTTGGTGTTGTCCCTGCAACGCTTTTCCTAGTGCCAGTCCACAACCTGACGAATTGCTGACCACGGCGTCGACCTGCAACGATCCAAACGCCTGGCGATTTTGCGTACGGAGCGCGTCGACTCCGTCGAGTCCAGTGTGTTCTTGGAATGCGCCGCAACAACCTTGATCGGGGGGAATCAGGACCTGGACATTGTTTTCGATCAGGACCCGGATCGTGGCAAAGTTGATTTCGCGGAAGACCGATTCCATCAGGCAGCCTGTCAGGAACGCAACGCGCGGTCCTGTCGGCCGATGTTGGTCCATCAGCCGCTTCGCGTACGCGGCTGTCGATTCAAGAACTGCCGGCTGACCCTGGAATAGAAATCGGTGTCTGACTAGCCCAACGGCGCGCAGCAGGCGCGCAGGCAGCATGACAAAATTGAACAGAGCTGGGCGGGTTGCCAACGCTGCCGCCAGTCGGAGGCTAAGTGGTGGTCGTGATCGATGTGTTGCAACATGCTGATGGCGGATCTGTTCGAAGATTTCTCCATACGGTACGTTCGCCGGGCAGGCGGATTCACACGCCAGACAGCCGACACACTCGGACGTATAGAAATCGGTCCACGGGTCTTGTGCCAGCTTCCCTTCCGCCTCTTCGCGCCACAGCCGCAATCGTCCCCGAGGTGAATTGTTCTCGTCGCCGGTCAGTTTGTATGTCGGACAGACTTCCAGGCAAAAGCCGCAGTGCACGCAACTTGCCAAGAGATCTGATTCGTGCGAAGGAATGAGTCCTGCGGCGTTCGTCATATCCTGACAAGAAGTGGCAGGCGACGTCTCGTTGCATGGTTTGGTTGGAGGCATGTTTTGAAGGTCCGATTTCGTGCCGCTGTTGGGCACGCTAAGTTCGATGTGAAGGACGCACTGATCAATTCAAATCATCGGTTGATCGCCAGCAGGTCAGCCGCGTGTTCAAAGGCCGTGATCCATTGCGTTTCCTGCGTAGAAGGGGGCAGGTCCGGCAGATGCCGTGAGTGCCAATCGCCGCCGACTGTCATCAGATGCTCGCCGTGTGCATTGATCAACGTGCGGATGCGATTGTCGCGATCTGCTGAATCGTCGAGAAAACCGTGGACCACACCGTTGTAGCACAGGGCTACGCAGCGGACGCCAGACTTGGCGATTTCGCGTGCCAATGGAATGACGTGTTCCGTCGCCGTTTTGAACGCGAAATCAGGCAGTCCATCGGTTGGTGGAATCGCATTGCGTTCCATGTCGATCGAAAGGGTATGTGACTGTGCGAATTCCGTCAGATAGCGTTCAGCGACAGGGCTTTCGTCGATAGGACCGTTCACGACGATTCGAATCATCGCCGAGCTGGCGTCTTGATCTGAAATGAAGTCAATCGAGTCGAACCAATGCATCCAGCACGTTCTTAACACGTCTGGAATCGCTTTGGAGACTCGCTCGACAGATCCTTTCAGTACGACGATCGTGGTTGGTCCACAATCGGGCCGAAGCCTCAGGACATAGTCAATCGGATGACCAAACCGATCGCCACTCGCCAACAGGAATCGGAACAGATCGTAACCGGTAGTCGTTTTGACAACGCGTTCGCCCACGCGAATCGTGCGCCCGTTCGGCAACTTCCAGTTCATGCCCACGATGTTGTCACAGAATGCGCCGAACCGGGACGATGCTGGCGCGAACCCGGTCGCGTTGACCTGAACGCGAAGTGTGGCGGTTCGGTCAATCAGAAGCGGGAAACGCAACTTGTGAGCCGCGGCGCTGGCTTCGACGTCGGTCGCAGTCGACTCTGCCGACAAGCAGAGCACTCCATCGATGGGATCAAGGAACGGTTCGAAATATCGTTCGACGGCTGTTGTCGAAGCGATCACGGATTGACCCGTTTCATGAACCGACGGAACCCGCTTCTTGTCATCCGGGGTGACGCCGTTTTGCGTCGCGCCGTTTAGACCTTCAAATCGTCGTTCGGCAAAGACCTTCAGTGGGTTCAGCTGGTGATGGGGATTAAAGACGGCCGGGACGGCTAATTGGAGTCGCAAGGCGTCGGTGCCGAAGACGAGCGGCATGTAGGCGGACTTGTCATTTCCAATGCCATGTTCGCCAGAGAGGGTTCCACCGACATCGACAACCCGTTGCATCAGCCGCTTACCGATATGCTCAACTTTCTCGAGTTCCCCTGGGTTGCGCGAATCGAATAGAAAGTTGGGGTGCAGGTTTCCGTCACCGGCATGAAACACATTCACCGCGCGAATTCCCGCGGCGTCGGCCTCGTCATAGACCAGCTGGAGAAGTTCGGCCAATGCCCTTTTAGGGATCACAGCGTCTTGCACCATAAAATCGGCGCTGAGTTGTCCCATCAACCCTCCCGCCGCTTTGCGAGCTTTCCACAGCTTCTTGCGCTGCTCGTCATCGTCGCTGAACACGACATCGCGTGACCCGGCTGAACGCAAGATGTCGGCGACGGCCTCAACGCGTGCATCGACAAGAGCGGGGGGACCGTCAATTTCGGTCAGCAACATGAATGAATCTTTGGGCAGGCCTGCTGCCATCGGACTATTCTCGACCATGGCGACGCAGCGTGGGTCCATCAACTCAATGGCGACCGGAAAGGACGAATGCGTGACGAGGGCATGAATCGCTTTCTCGGCAGTGATCAGGTCTGAATAGGTTGCACGAAACGTCCAGACCTTTTCCGGACGAGGTAACAGCCGCAGCCAGAACCGTGTGAACGCGCCCAGGGTCCCTTCCGAGCCGACCATGAACCGCTTCCAATCCTCGCGCCATGGACCACGACCGCCGGCGGGCCCGCCAAAGCGATGGACGCTTCCGTCCAGCAGCACCGCCTCGACACCCAGGACATAATTGCTTGTCACGCCGTAACGAAAACAGTGTGCTCCCCCTGCATTCATGGCGATGTTACCGCCCAGCGTACAGACCGGACCGCTGGAGGGGTCGGGAGGATAAAACACGCCGTGCGGAGCCAGAATCTCATCGAGTCGGTTCAGTGTGACACCGCACTCGACCTCGCACCAGAACCCTTCGACATCGATCTTGCGAACGTTGCGTAGTGCGGAGGTGTGGACGATGACGCCGCCTTGTGCCGCGACGGGACCGCCTGACAACGAGGTGCCTGCGCCCCGCACGCAAATGGGAACTCCAAGCTGCTTGGCACTCTGTAGCACCCGGATCATTTCATCGGCGTCAGAGGGAATCACCACCGCATCGGGCCGGAATGTTTTGTAGCCCAGTCCATCGGCGTCGTAACCCGCAAGTTGAGCGGGGGCCGTCAGAACACGTCCGCGAACCACCGATTGCTTGAGGAGGCCTTCGAGACGATTGGTCGCCATGTGAGCTTCTTTTTTGTGCGCTATGGGGATCGAGTTCGACGTTTGGAATGCGGGGCGACGAGGGGGCTGGCGGAGCAGGAACGTGCCAGGCAAACGACCGGTGTGGTGTTTGCCCTCGAAGCGTCTACTTTAACGGCGAAAAGCGATCCGCGAAACGCCACGGCGACTTCGCAGGCGAGTCTCGAAATGAGGCAAGGGGCGTCTTATTGTCCCGAAGCGAACGGAAAGTGACAATTCGACGAGGGAGCAGC from the Schlesneria paludicola DSM 18645 genome contains:
- a CDS encoding FAD-linked oxidase C-terminal domain-containing protein, with protein sequence MATNRLEGLLKQSVVRGRVLTAPAQLAGYDADGLGYKTFRPDAVVIPSDADEMIRVLQSAKQLGVPICVRGAGTSLSGGPVAAQGGVIVHTSALRNVRKIDVEGFWCEVECGVTLNRLDEILAPHGVFYPPDPSSGPVCTLGGNIAMNAGGAHCFRYGVTSNYVLGVEAVLLDGSVHRFGGPAGGRGPWREDWKRFMVGSEGTLGAFTRFWLRLLPRPEKVWTFRATYSDLITAEKAIHALVTHSSFPVAIELMDPRCVAMVENSPMAAGLPKDSFMLLTEIDGPPALVDARVEAVADILRSAGSRDVVFSDDDEQRKKLWKARKAAGGLMGQLSADFMVQDAVIPKRALAELLQLVYDEADAAGIRAVNVFHAGDGNLHPNFLFDSRNPGELEKVEHIGKRLMQRVVDVGGTLSGEHGIGNDKSAYMPLVFGTDALRLQLAVPAVFNPHHQLNPLKVFAERRFEGLNGATQNGVTPDDKKRVPSVHETGQSVIASTTAVERYFEPFLDPIDGVLCLSAESTATDVEASAAAHKLRFPLLIDRTATLRVQVNATGFAPASSRFGAFCDNIVGMNWKLPNGRTIRVGERVVKTTTGYDLFRFLLASGDRFGHPIDYVLRLRPDCGPTTIVVLKGSVERVSKAIPDVLRTCWMHWFDSIDFISDQDASSAMIRIVVNGPIDESPVAERYLTEFAQSHTLSIDMERNAIPPTDGLPDFAFKTATEHVIPLAREIAKSGVRCVALCYNGVVHGFLDDSADRDNRIRTLINAHGEHLMTVGGDWHSRHLPDLPPSTQETQWITAFEHAADLLAINR
- a CDS encoding sulfatase, with the translated sequence MPFRYGKFFKMVTKSRRFVTEIAAPRRASGRGLSLSCGICWPAIAGLLLEVTALISAAGAAEPARMNVLHIVSDDLAARLGCYGDQNVKSPNIDRLARRGVRFDRAYCQYPLCNPSRASFMTGLRPDTTKVLENQTQFRQHVPNAVSLPQTFRNAGYFVARVGKLYHYGVPGQIGTDGLDDPASWEHVYNPRGRDKDDENQIFTLNPNGQGSGRFGAVLSWLASDGDDTEQTDGIGATEAIRLLESHRDQPFYLAVGFYRPHTPYVAPKKYFEHYPLETIPLPKSPEDLRERFPAAALATIRPEEEAMSDDLRRQAIQAYQASTTFMDSQVGRLMEALERLKLADKTIVVFHSDHGYHLGEKRLWQKMTLFEESARVPLIVSVPGMTTKGAVCQRVVELVDLHRTLADLCNLSADATTEGLSLKSLLEMPDASWTKPARTQIARGRGEKQITGRSLRTERWRYTEWNEGRQGIELYDHDTDQQEMRNLANDPQYAAIVADLSAQLRQASP
- a CDS encoding long-chain-fatty-acid--CoA ligase; its protein translation is MSIAFNAKGFTGESTTAAWLSHYPACTPTHLEYPDRPVWSLLEESANQFPRRIAIRYFNEQITYEELYDKVRRAAALFQSLGVKPGDRVGILLPNVPEYLIAAYGIWMAGGLVVSLSPMGAAVELDDLLEATDCKLVVTLDLLAHLVTHGRHRPERLLTCSIAPRLPRLQKLLYKIASLKANGLSFGVPSSEFLHSVSHTGPIETPVETNSHDPAYILPTGGTTGRAKAVTLSHANLMANALQLKAWCGNRTGRDTFLAVIPFFHSYGLSTCVTNGIAMAATLVLHHRFYPELTLDLIESSRPTVFPTVPAMLHVMNQHLKTAKRKRELGSLMWVISGGAPLMEETATEFAEHTGAKVVEGFGLSECSPVTHAGPLDGTARIGTIGLPLPDTEALIVDAETGAEILEPGEVGELIIRGPQVMLGYWNNPAATEQILRDGWLYTGDLATQDDEGFFKIVDRKKDLIITSGFNVYPTDVEFVLKKFPEVKDAAVIGVTDPQRGEIVKAIVAVNDKSKFHLHRFEAFIKENLAHHKVPKIIELVEGDLPRNFLGKVLRRKLRETS
- a CDS encoding 3-hydroxyacyl-CoA dehydrogenase NAD-binding domain-containing protein — its product is MSDLHLTNFDVHRDERGLMTAILNVADQPINVFNESVLRDLDGLIRAIELDGSVTAVVFRSGKESGFLAGADLRVIESLNGPEIAEHICQSVQELFGRLENLSVPTIAVIQGVCLGGGLEFALACRYRVVVDDPRTRLGFPEVEVGLLPGWGGTQRLPRRVGLTAALPILLTGKKVNAPDAVRIGLADAICPPTDVDNTLVRLLDSSQSPSPGHPQVLAASFAERFFQVISPQRIWKGFCDQTSAGQKLSLWFAQKSIASKAKHYPALRSILKAVQAGLRGSSEHGFETERHEFSRLMMTDTHRNLLRLFFLRECARKPETWVPKSKSPSRRIKTVGVVGGGAMGASIAHWASIQGFDVILKEVSANLLDASQCRIRDLFDESVHNRAISASDASRWFSTIQITTDWREFSRVDLVIEAVTEKLDVKQSVFRELDLYCPAHAIFTSNTSALSIQKIATALPDPKRVLGLHFFNPVHRMPLIEIVRTPESQDSDVALLVEFVKKLGKVPVVASDHPGFVVNRILFPYFEEAIRLQQEGASAESIDRAMVRFGMPTGPLELLDHIGIDVAADVAISLPVDHEHGPVTSCLQEMVNEGQLGRKSGRGFYNYNKPGGHRTTAVRVGRSESLILDVEIRDRLTLRLINEAAKCLEEGVVTEAWMIDLAMVLGTGFAPFTGGPLTFAQDQREELVCKLNYYQTALGSRFRPSTWLLTHADGRPHVGHSA
- a CDS encoding (Fe-S)-binding protein, giving the protein MASCVHCGFCLEVCPTYKLTGDENNSPRGRLRLWREEAEGKLAQDPWTDFYTSECVGCLACESACPANVPYGEIFEQIRHQHVATHRSRPPLSLRLAAALATRPALFNFVMLPARLLRAVGLVRHRFLFQGQPAVLESTAAYAKRLMDQHRPTGPRVAFLTGCLMESVFREINFATIRVLIENNVQVLIPPDQGCCGAFQEHTGLDGVDALRTQNRQAFGSLQVDAVVSNSSGCGLALGKALQGQHQVRDVLGFLGEIGPVARARRDDSARVYVDLPCHLVHGQKAPGIPANVLNATGYDWSLAPQARDCCGSGGVYNIQKPENAREILTRKSAFLNDAAGDPVILATSNHVCMMQWNSARTGGLVQRPYSVKHVIQLLDPGPQFSVRSSN
- a CDS encoding GNAT family N-acetyltransferase — its product is MPMVGRTSGILREIEITYPIKDLRSEATYSSEILGADQFSAHTVAMIRTATIEDVPKLIQFLFELADFEHLSHTVTLDPDRLREHLFGPTPCIEALIAEADGDPVGFALFYTNYSTFQCRPGLYLEDLYIQPAFRGRGLGRALLLSVARLSVARHCGRMEWAVLDWNQQAIGFYQSLGAHPLDDWTKYRLSGDALLKAASLP
- a CDS encoding tetratricopeptide repeat protein — encoded protein: MTEKSAPVPTLSVEQQKQLVDEAIERLDRLADSQLEMAKLFIEKGKPEIARRRLQEVVELYGKSDAAKEARTLLKKL